One window of Nostoc sp. C052 genomic DNA carries:
- a CDS encoding IS701 family transposase, with product MVTQRRQAVSTVAFIDNYCQHYCSVFEDVRHFEAFKFLHLGMLSEIKRKSLPEIAKTAGLKDSQTLHHFLRDALWDVKKIREIRLWLTKMFIGEREIILCIDETGDQKKGKSTDYVTRQYIGNLGKTENGIVSVNAYGVVDGITYPLIFQIFKPRNRLQAGDKYKTKPQIAVEIIQEIKEMGLKIKLVLADSLYGESGDVIRVLENLNLEFIVAIRSNHGVLMPPGSRKRYNSWKAYEQKLSHRKTETRYLREIIFGQRRRLRYYQISKSNVPDPTGEESWYVMTNLSVDLQLNVARLYSLRNWIEYGFKQVKNELGWADFRLTDYESIERWWEIIFSAYLLVSIQATYFQVEAEKFANQNLSNPSSDYSSLRDSSISQFSQHRQWEPGITWKSSLNNLRLIIQPYIFYHLLLPWLDVFNIPGMKRCFLKLIELMNDFRASPIRFSIAS from the coding sequence ATGGTTACGCAGCGCAGACAAGCAGTAAGCACAGTGGCCTTCATAGATAACTATTGTCAACACTATTGTTCAGTGTTTGAAGATGTGAGACATTTTGAAGCATTCAAATTTTTACATTTGGGAATGCTTTCAGAAATTAAGAGAAAATCTCTGCCAGAAATAGCTAAAACGGCGGGGCTAAAAGATAGCCAAACACTACATCATTTTTTAAGAGATGCGCTGTGGGATGTCAAAAAAATCAGAGAAATTAGGCTGTGGTTAACAAAAATGTTTATTGGGGAACGAGAAATAATTTTATGCATTGATGAAACAGGAGATCAGAAGAAAGGAAAATCTACAGATTATGTGACTCGTCAATATATTGGGAATTTAGGAAAAACAGAAAATGGCATAGTATCAGTAAATGCCTATGGGGTAGTAGATGGAATTACTTATCCATTGATATTTCAAATATTTAAACCTAGAAATAGACTGCAAGCAGGAGATAAATATAAAACTAAACCACAAATAGCAGTGGAAATAATTCAAGAAATAAAAGAGATGGGTTTAAAAATCAAGTTGGTATTGGCAGATAGTCTTTATGGAGAGAGTGGAGATGTTATTCGGGTATTAGAAAATCTAAATTTAGAATTTATTGTGGCAATCCGCTCGAATCATGGTGTATTGATGCCGCCGGGAAGCCGGAAACGTTATAACTCCTGGAAAGCTTATGAGCAAAAGCTTTCACACCGTAAAACAGAAACTCGTTATCTTCGAGAAATCATTTTTGGTCAACGCCGTCGCTTGAGATATTACCAAATCAGTAAAAGTAATGTTCCTGACCCTACAGGAGAAGAAAGCTGGTATGTTATGACTAATTTATCTGTTGACCTTCAACTCAACGTTGCTCGACTTTATAGTTTAAGAAACTGGATTGAATATGGCTTTAAACAAGTCAAAAATGAACTCGGTTGGGCTGATTTTCGCCTGACAGACTATGAAAGCATTGAACGCTGGTGGGAGATAATTTTTAGTGCCTATCTTCTAGTAAGCATTCAGGCGACTTATTTCCAGGTAGAGGCTGAGAAATTTGCCAACCAAAATCTTTCAAATCCTAGCTCTGATTACTCTTCACTTAGAGATTCATCAATTAGTCAGTTTAGTCAACATCGCCAGTGGGAACCTGGCATTACATGGAAAAGTTCTCTTAATAACTTGAGGCTCATTATTCAACCTTATATCTTTTACCATTTGCTCTTACCTTGGTTAGATGTATTCAATATTCCTGGGATGAAACGCTGTTTCCTTAAGTTGATTGAATTGATGAATGATTTTCGAGCTTCTCCGATTCGTTTCTCTATTGCTAGTTAG
- a CDS encoding TMEM165/GDT1 family protein gives MDWHLLGLSFITVFLSELGDKSQLAAIALSGRCNSPRAVFFGAAGALLVTSLLGSLAGGAVAELLPTRVLKAIAAVGFAILAARLLLFNNEPSVDSEQIP, from the coding sequence ATGGATTGGCATCTTTTAGGACTAAGCTTTATTACAGTTTTTTTATCAGAATTGGGTGACAAAAGTCAGCTAGCGGCGATCGCACTTTCAGGGCGTTGTAATTCTCCGCGTGCAGTATTTTTTGGTGCAGCAGGCGCATTGCTGGTGACAAGCTTGTTGGGATCGTTAGCAGGGGGTGCAGTAGCCGAATTATTACCTACACGCGTTCTAAAAGCGATCGCGGCTGTCGGATTTGCTATCCTTGCAGCACGCTTGCTGTTATTTAACAATGAACCATCGGTAGATTCTGAGCAAATACCGTAG
- a CDS encoding transposase codes for MAGRFEGLSDLEWKLFEDIFPKQASKRGKGMPHAPYRHVLNSLLYILITGCRWCDILRGDIWASKSSSHRWLKKWRCDGTFEHLQGRILAMPAAGYAYADEKGLINWEFGAVDGSFSPWERRG; via the coding sequence ATGGCTGGACGTTTTGAGGGTTTGAGCGACCTGGAATGGAAGTTATTTGAAGATATATTTCCTAAGCAGGCATCTAAGCGTGGTAAAGGAATGCCTCATGCACCATATCGTCATGTTTTAAATAGCCTGTTGTACATCCTGATTACTGGGTGTAGATGGTGTGACATACTGCGTGGGGACATCTGGGCATCGAAAAGCTCATCCCACCGATGGTTGAAAAAATGGCGTTGTGATGGAACATTTGAACATTTACAAGGACGTATTCTAGCGATGCCTGCGGCGGGCTACGCCTACGCAGATGAAAAAGGACTGATAAATTGGGAATTTGGCGCGGTTGACGGGTCTTTTTCCCCCTGGGAAAGGAGGGGGTGA
- a CDS encoding IS630 family transposase, whose protein sequence is MPLPRLDACLGNISSNNFHSRSLKPSKRPAINGYTQLKSKIYYHNLDISGIGSYNSVQLAQKLEQERSVKLSPDWLRQVLKKRGSFGNELWICHKGKQDSVVQQIKQADLEMLELSAAAGEIDLKYVDESGFCAWSEPSYSYYFLGQQKRLEQSKRRGRRLSIIGFLQPLISFVYGLVIGGVSRKSYIQMMELEALEAQKAGRIRVIVEDNGPIHRCKEVQQLWTKWEEMGLYIFFLPKYCSEMNPIELEWQHLKKNELASQTFEDELDLAYAVIDGVQNRGEKGNYSTQRVKFNSYSSA, encoded by the coding sequence ATTCCTTTACCACGCTTAGATGCCTGCTTAGGAAATATATCTTCAAATAACTTCCATTCCAGGTCGCTCAAACCCTCAAAACGTCCAGCCATCAACGGATACACCCAACTCAAGTCAAAAATATATTACCACAATCTTGATATTAGTGGGATAGGTTCATATAACAGTGTTCAGTTAGCTCAAAAATTAGAACAAGAACGCTCCGTAAAATTAAGTCCTGACTGGTTAAGGCAGGTACTTAAAAAAAGGGGATCATTTGGAAACGAACTTTGGATTTGTCATAAGGGGAAACAAGACTCGGTAGTACAGCAAATCAAACAGGCTGACTTAGAAATGCTGGAATTGTCTGCGGCGGCTGGAGAAATTGATTTAAAGTATGTCGATGAATCAGGGTTTTGTGCTTGGAGCGAACCGAGTTACAGTTACTACTTTCTCGGTCAACAAAAACGCTTAGAACAGAGTAAACGCCGAGGACGAAGGTTAAGTATTATTGGGTTTCTTCAACCTCTAATTAGTTTTGTGTACGGGTTGGTGATTGGCGGTGTTTCACGCAAATCTTATATCCAAATGATGGAGCTTGAAGCACTTGAAGCCCAAAAAGCAGGTCGTATCAGAGTCATCGTTGAGGACAACGGCCCGATACATCGGTGCAAAGAAGTTCAGCAATTATGGACAAAGTGGGAAGAGATGGGTTTGTACATCTTCTTTTTACCTAAATACTGCTCAGAGATGAATCCAATTGAATTGGAGTGGCAACACCTGAAAAAAAATGAACTAGCTTCTCAAACTTTTGAGGATGAATTAGACCTTGCCTATGCTGTCATTGATGGAGTTCAAAATAGAGGAGAAAAGGGAAACTACAGTACACAACGTGTAAAATTTAACTCTTATTCTTCTGCTTAA
- a CDS encoding DUF3368 domain-containing protein translates to MEIQAPEALILEPLSILVDRGEAEAIALAQSTPDSTVLLDDAQARRVAERLGIRRIGTVGILRKAKKAGLIVELKVYIEQLRTNGIYI, encoded by the coding sequence TTGGAAATTCAAGCCCCTGAAGCCCTGATATTAGAACCATTATCAATCCTAGTTGATCGTGGAGAAGCTGAAGCTATTGCCTTGGCTCAGTCCACTCCAGATAGTACGGTACTTTTGGATGATGCTCAAGCACGAAGGGTTGCAGAACGCTTAGGAATTCGCCGGATAGGTACTGTTGGCATTTTGCGTAAGGCGAAAAAAGCAGGCTTGATTGTTGAGCTTAAAGTATATATTGAGCAGTTACGCACCAATGGAATTTATATCTGA
- the psb30 gene encoding photosystem II reaction center protein Ycf12/Psb30, with protein sequence MFDAVSDLFNAFTSINWEVIFQLLSVALIVIAGPAVIFVLAFRNGNL encoded by the coding sequence ATGTTTGATGCTGTGTCTGACTTGTTTAACGCTTTTACCAGTATCAATTGGGAAGTTATCTTCCAATTGCTATCTGTGGCGCTAATTGTGATTGCTGGCCCAGCAGTGATCTTTGTGCTGGCATTTCGCAACGGCAACCTATAA
- a CDS encoding TMEM165/GDT1 family protein, with amino-acid sequence MKLDSAPLGISGITQSEVELELKDSNDFNLTPAIAPSVGPVVADSSQKQQSALVVFGTTFVTIFLAEIGDKTQLSTLLMSAESHSPWVVFIGSAAALISTSLLGVLLGSWIASRLSPKTVEKSAGVMLLVISLMLFWDVLVGH; translated from the coding sequence GTGAAACTTGACTCTGCACCTTTGGGCATTTCTGGCATAACTCAGTCTGAGGTTGAGCTAGAACTAAAAGACAGCAATGATTTTAACTTAACTCCTGCGATCGCTCCATCAGTTGGTCCTGTCGTTGCCGATAGTTCTCAAAAGCAGCAATCAGCGCTGGTAGTTTTTGGTACAACTTTTGTCACAATTTTTCTAGCAGAAATTGGAGATAAAACTCAGCTATCCACTCTGTTAATGAGTGCAGAATCTCATTCGCCGTGGGTGGTATTTATCGGTTCGGCGGCGGCGCTGATCAGCACCAGCTTATTAGGCGTACTTTTAGGTAGTTGGATAGCCAGCCGACTCAGCCCAAAAACTGTAGAAAAATCAGCAGGCGTGATGTTGTTAGTAATTTCTCTAATGCTGTTTTGGGATGTATTGGTTGGTCATTAG
- a CDS encoding DHH family phosphoesterase, which produces MLDRPVSELSKPRRRLPDQRWQIYPQKPEFAQNLAALTNISPIISQLLINRGMETPEQVQAFLEPESLVLPSPLEDFPDLAISLELLENAIASQTKIAICGDYDADGMTSTALLLRSLRTLGAQVDYAIPSRMHEGYGINKRIVEEFHSEGVGLILTVDNGISAFEPVARARELGLAVIITDHHDIPQKLPPANAILNPKLIAESSPYRGVAGVGVAYILAVSLAQQLGQTKGLIQPMLALFTLGTIADLAPLTGVNRRWVKRGLQHLPKSHLAGIQALIQVGGVQARGDEGAGEQGSRGAEEKFSNPKSKIQNPKSLKPEDIGFRLGPRINAIGRIGNPQTVIELLTTDDMGVALERAMQCEQVNASRQEMCQQIEQEAIAYVETEFVRSLQQDRVLIVVQPNWHHGVIGIVASRLVERYGVPVFIGTYEDEGHIRGSARSIPEFHVFEALEYCHDLLGKFGGHKAAGGFSLPAENLQMVRSRLIEFANQCLEPQHLKPLLKIDAEVNLNHLNQQLYQQLNALHPCGMDNPDPVFWTPNVQVVEQKIVGKGHIKLTIAQTIDNQEYKIKAIAWRWGDYFRLPSRVDIAYKLRENYFNGNTTIELELIGVRLPIQLQQFFASPPIHSSTNFEYNQRQYTCGFYKNGIEAELRIKNSEGKVLAMQPGHIIGLLGTNRQNAKEVDISQPQYDNIIQAALQALSVRS; this is translated from the coding sequence GTGCTAGACCGACCTGTATCTGAACTATCAAAGCCTCGTAGGCGCTTACCCGATCAGCGCTGGCAGATTTATCCGCAAAAACCAGAATTTGCCCAAAATCTGGCAGCTTTGACAAATATTTCACCGATTATCAGCCAGCTGTTGATTAATCGGGGTATGGAAACACCAGAACAGGTACAAGCATTTTTAGAGCCAGAGTCTTTAGTTTTGCCTTCGCCGTTAGAAGATTTTCCAGATTTGGCGATTAGTTTGGAGTTGTTGGAAAATGCGATCGCTTCTCAAACAAAAATTGCTATTTGTGGTGATTACGATGCTGATGGGATGACCAGCACTGCTCTACTTTTGCGTAGTCTCCGCACTTTAGGCGCACAAGTAGATTATGCTATCCCCAGCCGGATGCACGAAGGTTACGGTATTAATAAACGCATAGTTGAAGAATTTCACAGTGAAGGTGTGGGATTAATTCTAACTGTAGATAATGGGATCTCTGCGTTTGAACCAGTTGCGAGAGCTAGAGAGCTTGGTCTTGCAGTGATTATCACCGATCATCATGATATCCCCCAAAAATTACCGCCAGCTAATGCTATCCTCAACCCCAAACTAATAGCTGAATCCTCACCTTATCGGGGTGTTGCTGGTGTTGGTGTTGCTTACATTTTGGCAGTTTCTCTAGCACAACAGCTAGGGCAGACTAAGGGCTTAATCCAACCGATGCTAGCATTATTTACGCTGGGAACGATCGCAGATTTAGCCCCCTTAACTGGCGTGAATCGTCGTTGGGTGAAACGCGGTTTACAACATTTACCCAAATCCCACTTAGCTGGGATACAGGCGTTGATTCAGGTAGGCGGAGTGCAAGCTAGGGGAGATGAGGGAGCAGGGGAGCAGGGGAGCAGGGGAGCAGAGGAGAAATTTTCTAATCCAAAATCCAAAATCCAAAATCCAAAATCGTTAAAGCCTGAAGATATCGGGTTTCGCCTGGGGCCGCGAATTAATGCTATTGGTCGAATTGGTAATCCCCAGACTGTGATTGAATTGCTGACTACAGATGATATGGGGGTGGCGCTGGAAAGAGCAATGCAGTGCGAACAAGTCAACGCTTCTCGTCAGGAGATGTGTCAGCAAATTGAACAAGAAGCGATCGCTTATGTGGAGACAGAATTTGTTAGATCTCTACAGCAAGATCGTGTATTAATTGTTGTTCAACCTAATTGGCATCACGGCGTTATTGGCATCGTCGCCTCCCGCTTGGTGGAACGCTACGGTGTTCCTGTGTTTATCGGGACTTATGAAGATGAGGGACATATACGCGGTTCTGCACGCTCTATTCCAGAGTTTCATGTATTTGAAGCCTTGGAATATTGTCACGATTTACTAGGCAAATTTGGCGGACACAAAGCAGCCGGAGGATTCTCTCTACCAGCAGAAAATTTACAGATGGTGCGATCGCGTTTGATTGAGTTTGCTAACCAGTGTCTTGAACCCCAACATCTCAAACCTCTGCTCAAAATTGATGCTGAAGTCAACCTCAATCATCTCAATCAGCAGCTTTATCAACAGCTGAATGCTCTACACCCCTGCGGTATGGACAACCCCGATCCAGTTTTCTGGACACCTAATGTCCAAGTGGTTGAGCAAAAAATCGTTGGTAAGGGTCACATTAAACTGACAATTGCCCAAACTATTGATAATCAGGAGTATAAAATTAAAGCGATCGCCTGGCGTTGGGGCGACTATTTCCGCTTACCTTCGCGAGTGGATATCGCTTACAAACTGCGAGAAAATTACTTTAACGGCAACACAACCATTGAACTAGAATTAATCGGTGTCAGGTTGCCAATTCAGCTTCAACAATTTTTTGCTTCGCCACCTATTCACTCAAGCACCAACTTTGAATATAACCAGCGACAGTATACTTGTGGTTTCTATAAAAATGGTATTGAAGCAGAATTAAGAATTAAAAATTCTGAAGGGAAAGTATTAGCCATGCAGCCAGGACATATAATTGGTTTGCTAGGAACTAATCGGCAAAACGCCAAAGAAGTTGATATTTCTCAACCACAGTATGACAATATTATCCAAGCTGCCCTTCAGGCGTTATCAGTTAGGAGTTAA
- a CDS encoding UPF0175 family protein yields the protein MHILSLHYPDDLLITSGKSPQALEAELTFLLAVKLFELRRLSLGKAATFCSMNKPQFMYELGRLQIPVINLDDDQIAEELRDD from the coding sequence ATGCACATCCTATCCCTTCATTATCCCGATGACTTACTTATTACCTCCGGTAAATCACCCCAGGCGTTAGAAGCAGAACTCACATTTTTGCTCGCAGTCAAACTATTTGAGCTACGCCGACTATCGCTTGGTAAAGCCGCCACCTTTTGCAGCATGAACAAACCGCAGTTCATGTACGAACTAGGACGTTTGCAAATCCCTGTTATCAACTTAGATGATGACCAAATCGCCGAAGAATTGCGCGATGATTAA
- a CDS encoding phytochelatin synthase family protein, with the protein MDIDNIAQISKRDLEIIQLHQFQQPIYCCNVTAIAYAFTALGYLTTVDEIFYVTQLPISSVLDDGMTLAETYDTCRTYIERKEIPLSIRVEHFDKPSMTLEAFTREVEAAVCDENDVHILNFNTRIAHENPSLEGGHFSLLADYEPETQEITIADTNPKRYTRFWKCPIGRIYAACVDKDSSSNRSRGMIVLRRKEKVNLAGNGVVHPAEIALNALHSE; encoded by the coding sequence ATGGATATTGATAACATAGCTCAAATTTCCAAACGAGATTTGGAAATTATTCAATTACATCAGTTTCAACAACCCATCTACTGTTGTAATGTCACTGCCATTGCCTATGCCTTTACCGCATTGGGATATCTGACGACTGTTGATGAGATTTTTTATGTTACTCAACTGCCGATCTCATCGGTTTTAGATGATGGTATGACGTTAGCAGAAACCTATGATACCTGTCGAACTTATATTGAAAGAAAAGAAATACCTCTATCCATTCGGGTGGAGCATTTTGATAAACCGAGTATGACGCTCGAAGCATTCACACGTGAAGTTGAAGCTGCCGTTTGTGATGAGAATGATGTCCACATTCTTAACTTCAATACCCGTATTGCTCATGAAAATCCAAGCTTAGAAGGTGGTCACTTCTCCTTATTGGCAGACTATGAACCGGAAACTCAAGAAATCACCATTGCAGATACAAATCCCAAACGATATACCCGGTTTTGGAAATGCCCAATTGGGCGTATATATGCCGCTTGCGTGGATAAGGATTCCTCATCGAATCGCTCTCGTGGCATGATTGTGCTTCGTAGGAAGGAGAAAGTCAATCTAGCAGGTAATGGGGTGGTTCATCCAGCAGAAATCGCCTTGAACGCTCTCCATTCTGAATAA
- a CDS encoding IS630 family transposase gives MPAKNHLTSQQIEKLQKALKLEENGEIRERILILLLLNDGKTQANIAEFLGCSLNKVSYWCVHGDPENLESLKDERMKGNHKKATDKYIEILLETIDKEPEELGYEFGRWTAQRLATYLEQLTGIQLSGSQVRRILEKKKYVYLWTKYSLESKRNLEKRKAFKQKIAEYLRIEKEHPERLQVWFWDESGFSLRVIRRKSWCKKGHSKNVRGDRRKGRINVMGGLRYSDKKRFVEFIDKGNADNFYKVLKIFYEEIVFDWVEAGNQAKDFAEKGAKIVIILDNASFHKKQEYINKIETEMPNIHLEFLPEYSPDYNLIELVWHSTKEYIANRLFQSIEDLEYLLHQLLNEGELIIKWGRKLKNKGDAVITI, from the coding sequence ATGCCAGCAAAAAATCATTTAACTTCTCAGCAGATAGAGAAACTACAAAAAGCTTTAAAACTGGAAGAAAATGGAGAAATAAGAGAAAGAATACTAATTCTCTTGTTGCTTAATGACGGGAAAACACAAGCTAACATAGCAGAATTTTTGGGTTGTTCTTTAAATAAAGTATCATATTGGTGTGTACATGGAGACCCAGAGAATCTAGAAAGCCTAAAAGATGAGAGGATGAAGGGAAACCATAAAAAAGCCACAGATAAGTATATAGAAATATTACTAGAAACTATAGATAAAGAACCAGAAGAATTAGGATACGAGTTTGGCAGATGGACAGCGCAGAGATTAGCAACATATTTAGAGCAACTCACAGGCATACAATTAAGTGGTTCTCAAGTAAGGAGGATATTAGAGAAAAAAAAGTACGTCTACCTCTGGACAAAATATAGCTTAGAGTCCAAGAGGAATCTAGAAAAAAGAAAAGCATTTAAACAGAAAATAGCAGAGTATTTAAGAATAGAGAAAGAGCATCCAGAACGATTACAGGTATGGTTTTGGGATGAGAGTGGCTTTAGTTTAAGGGTGATAAGAAGAAAATCATGGTGTAAAAAAGGTCACTCTAAAAACGTGAGAGGAGACAGAAGAAAAGGGAGAATTAATGTGATGGGAGGATTAAGGTATTCAGATAAGAAAAGATTTGTAGAATTTATTGATAAAGGGAATGCAGACAATTTTTACAAAGTCCTAAAAATCTTTTATGAAGAAATAGTTTTCGATTGGGTAGAAGCTGGTAATCAAGCTAAAGATTTTGCGGAGAAGGGAGCAAAAATAGTTATTATTCTTGATAATGCAAGTTTTCACAAAAAGCAAGAGTATATTAATAAAATTGAAACAGAAATGCCGAATATTCATTTAGAGTTTCTCCCGGAATATAGCCCAGATTATAACTTAATTGAATTGGTCTGGCACTCGACAAAAGAATATATTGCTAATCGGCTATTTCAATCAATTGAAGACCTAGAATATTTATTACATCAACTTTTAAATGAAGGAGAGTTAATTATTAAATGGGGACGAAAACTCAAAAATAAAGGCGATGCTGTTATCACAATTTAA
- a CDS encoding helix-turn-helix domain-containing protein has protein sequence MLWWIKSGQAKEQQDIGKRLAKDTSTVTRWLQKYRSGGLDELLKIKKAPGAKRKIPEGAIAALEEELKTGKGFSSYGAIVEWLKQEQGLDIEYATVYALVRYRLGAKLKVPRPQSHKQDEKLVSEFKKNSVSF, from the coding sequence ATGCTGTGGTGGATAAAAAGCGGGCAGGCCAAGGAGCAGCAAGATATTGGAAAACGCTTGGCTAAAGATACATCAACGGTGACAAGATGGTTACAAAAATATAGATCGGGTGGGCTAGATGAATTATTGAAAATAAAAAAAGCTCCGGGAGCAAAACGGAAAATTCCTGAAGGAGCGATCGCGGCACTTGAAGAGGAGTTAAAAACAGGAAAAGGCTTTAGTAGCTATGGTGCAATAGTAGAGTGGTTAAAGCAAGAGCAGGGGCTTGATATCGAGTATGCAACGGTTTATGCATTGGTTCGATATCGATTAGGGGCAAAATTAAAAGTACCACGTCCTCAAAGCCATAAGCAGGATGAAAAGTTAGTATCTGAGTTTAAAAAAAACTCGGTATCATTCTGA
- a CDS encoding YkgJ family cysteine cluster protein, translating into MSTWQCVKQCGACCNLDPADRPDLEEYLSPSELELYLSMVGEGGWCVNFDHTTRECRIYSSRPRFCRVESEVFQDMYGVEPEEVNDFAIDCCRQQIEGVYGDRSLEILRFNQAVGL; encoded by the coding sequence ATGTCAACTTGGCAATGTGTAAAGCAATGTGGAGCCTGCTGTAATCTCGATCCAGCAGATCGTCCAGACTTAGAAGAGTATCTCTCACCATCAGAACTAGAACTCTACCTCAGCATGGTAGGCGAAGGGGGATGGTGCGTTAATTTCGACCATACCACGCGAGAATGTCGCATCTACTCAAGTCGTCCTCGGTTCTGCCGTGTGGAATCAGAAGTGTTTCAAGATATGTATGGGGTTGAACCAGAAGAAGTCAACGATTTTGCTATTGACTGCTGTCGCCAGCAAATAGAAGGAGTATACGGCGATCGCAGTCTGGAAATACTACGCTTTAATCAAGCTGTTGGGCTGTAA
- a CDS encoding IS630 family transposase: protein MGLKTLTGKVITASGVKPTVEVKWPRENFWIYGAIEPKTCDHFLYEYPKLNGECFQQFLNWLSQQLGGDYAILQVDQAPAHTSSAIRWQEFIIPLFQPPSAPELNPIERLWQLLKKPLKNQLFSSLQNLRDRIQEIFNQLTLEQVISISSYNFILEALFYAASY from the coding sequence GTGGGACTGAAAACTCTTACAGGAAAAGTGATTACTGCCTCTGGAGTTAAGCCTACTGTTGAGGTGAAATGGCCACGGGAAAATTTTTGGATTTATGGTGCAATTGAACCAAAGACTTGCGATCATTTTCTTTATGAATATCCAAAACTGAATGGCGAGTGTTTTCAACAGTTTTTGAACTGGCTATCTCAACAATTAGGTGGGGATTACGCTATTTTACAGGTTGACCAAGCACCTGCTCATACAAGTTCAGCAATTCGTTGGCAAGAATTTATTATTCCTCTGTTTCAACCACCTTCAGCCCCTGAACTCAATCCCATTGAAAGGCTTTGGCAGCTCCTCAAGAAACCACTCAAAAATCAGCTTTTCTCTTCTTTACAGAATTTACGCGATCGCATCCAAGAAATATTTAATCAACTTACACTTGAGCAGGTAATATCTATCTCTTCTTATAACTTTATTCTCGAAGCTCTTTTCTATGCAGCTTCATATTAA
- a CDS encoding transposase has protein sequence MTGLFPPGKGGGEEVAYGGKGKGILIHTLTEGNGMPLTNSTTPANGNEREQVLPLLDKVKLKTLKRGRPRKRFKVLATDKGYDSKEKRAALRKRGIRPQIPKRVWKTKKNRGRPIKISVPRFQQERCFAWYQRKYRRLVVRWERQKLYFDAFIDLATIHIWINKILLVG, from the coding sequence TTGACGGGTCTTTTTCCCCCTGGGAAAGGAGGGGGTGAAGAAGTTGCGTATGGTGGCAAAGGCAAAGGTATTCTGATTCACACTCTGACTGAAGGCAATGGAATGCCTTTAACTAATTCCACTACTCCAGCTAACGGTAATGAGAGAGAGCAGGTTTTACCTCTGCTTGATAAGGTAAAATTAAAAACTTTGAAGCGCGGTAGACCACGTAAACGATTCAAAGTGCTGGCTACTGATAAAGGCTACGACTCAAAGGAAAAACGTGCTGCTTTACGCAAGCGAGGTATTCGTCCTCAAATCCCAAAACGAGTTTGGAAAACCAAGAAAAACAGAGGAAGACCCATCAAAATCTCTGTTCCTAGATTTCAACAGGAGCGGTGTTTTGCTTGGTATCAACGCAAATACCGCCGTCTCGTTGTCAGATGGGAACGTCAAAAGCTTTACTTTGACGCATTCATTGACCTTGCTACTATCCACATCTGGATTAACAAAATATTATTAGTGGGATAG